A window of bacterium genomic DNA:
TTCACTTTGCGGACGACGGGTGGTTTCAGGACGTCAGATGGCAGCCAGCGGTTGCTTGTCGCCCTTCCACACCCATTCGCCGGTTTCGTCGCGGAGTTCATAGCGGTCGGCGTACTCGTGTCCGTGTTTCAGAAGGTGATCCACCGCTTCGAGCAGCGTCTGGAATTCTTCTTCGCTGACGGTGGGAGACAGGCTGATGCGCACCCAGCCGGGCTTCTCGCCGATGTGGCCTTCATCCAGCCGGTGGCGAATCTGCGCCGAGTGGGGCTCATCGATATTCAAAAGCAGATGTCCGTACGGTCCGGCACACATGCAGCCGCCGCGCACCTGAATCCCGAACAGGTCATTCAAAAGCGACGTCGCCAGATTGTGGTGCAGGTCCTTGAAAATCACCGAGAGCACTCCGAGCCGCCGCGTTTCGGTATTACCCAGAATGTACATCCCCGGATGATTTCGCCACTCTTTTAAGGCCCGCTGCAAGTAATCCTGTTCAATCCGTTCGATCCGCTCTGTGCCCATCGCGGCCTTGAGATCGAAAGCCAGCCCGGCTTGAATCGACTGGACAATCGGCGGTGTACCGCCGGTTTCGCGGTGCTCGATAGAAGACAGATAGCGGTGATCCCAAGGGGAGGTATAGAGCACAGTTCCGCCGCCCGGCTCGGCGGGCACGCGGTTGGTAAACAGCTTCTTGTTGGCTACCAGCAGGCCGGGACAGCGGGGGCCGCCCAGAAATTTGTGCACCGAAAAGAAGATCGCATCGAAATAGGCCCCGGCATCATCCGCCGGGTGCATGTCAATGTCCACATACGGCCCGGCGGCAGCATAGTCGAAGAACGCCCACGCGCCATGCTGATGCAGCACCCGGGCTAAGGCGTGGCAGTCATTCAAAATACCGGTGACATTGGAGGCCGCGCTGAAGGTGCCGATCTTCCACGGGCGGTCCTTGTATTGCTCAAGCTTGGCCGCCAGATCGTCGACGCTGATCCGGCCCTGCGCATCGAAGTCCACATACACCGTATCGCCGATGGTTTCCCGCCAGGCGATGTCGTTGGAATGGTGCTCCATCATCGAGCGAAAGATGAAGGGCCGCTTCTGTTCCGGTATACAGCGTTTGCAATGGCGGACTTCGTCGAGCTGATCGGGAATTCTGAGGCCCAGCACGTGAATCATCCGGTTGATAGCTCCGGTTGACCCGTTGCCCACAGGGATCAAGGCATCCTCAGGCGAGGCATGAATATAGCCGGCGATGCGGGCAAAGGCCTGCTCGTAATACTGCGTCATCAGCCGGCC
This region includes:
- a CDS encoding aminotransferase class V-fold PLP-dependent enzyme, which translates into the protein MYSRNDTPTARLVNTASSVPRKPVQTANAAEEEQFLERIRAGVIGAGQMIETPHGPKPLRYFDFIASGRFHRDVEEELSQRVLPFMANTHTETNFTGRLMTQYYEQAFARIAGYIHASPEDALIPVGNGSTGAINRMIHVLGLRIPDQLDEVRHCKRCIPEQKRPFIFRSMMEHHSNDIAWRETIGDTVYVDFDAQGRISVDDLAAKLEQYKDRPWKIGTFSAASNVTGILNDCHALARVLHQHGAWAFFDYAAAGPYVDIDMHPADDAGAYFDAIFFSVHKFLGGPRCPGLLVANKKLFTNRVPAEPGGGTVLYTSPWDHRYLSSIEHRETGGTPPIVQSIQAGLAFDLKAAMGTERIERIEQDYLQRALKEWRNHPGMYILGNTETRRLGVLSVIFKDLHHNLATSLLNDLFGIQVRGGCMCAGPYGHLLLNIDEPHSAQIRHRLDEGHIGEKPGWVRISLSPTVSEEEFQTLLEAVDHLLKHGHEYADRYELRDETGEWVWKGDKQPLAAI